Within the Deinococcus detaillensis genome, the region TAGACGGTCGTTGCACTTCTAGAAACATTCATCTACTCTACGGCATGCAACCAAGGGGCTATTTGCTGAAGGGCGCTGGGCCTACCAAGGAAACAAGCTAGATGGGAGCTGATCTCCTGTCAGCTGCCCCCCTCCTGGAAACGCGCGACCTCGCCAAGTCTTTTCGCGGTTTGAGGGCGCTCAGGAATCACGCCATCAGTGTACGCGAACGCGAGATCGTGGGCATTATCGGGCCGAACGGCAGCGGTAAAAGCACGCTGTTTAATCTGGTGACTGGCTTCCTGAAACCGACAGCGGGAGCGGTTTATCTGCGCGGACAGGCCGTCACCAATCTGCCTCCGGCTCAGGTCAACCGGCTGGGCATTGCCCGCACCTTTCAGGGCACCCGGCTGTTTGCTCAACTCAGCGTGCTGGAAAATGTGCTGGCCGCCGCGCAGCTCCGGCACCCCAGCTCGCTGCCCGGCGTGCTGCTGGGCCTGCCCGCCGCCCGCGCCGCCCGGCAAGCCGCCGAGAACACCGCCCGTGAGCTGCTGGCCCTTACCGGCTTGGAACATCAGGCCAATCTGCGGGCTGCCAGCTTGCCCTACGGCGACGGACGCCGCTTAGAGATCGCGCGGGCGATGGCGACCCGCCCCGCGCTACTGATGCTGGACGAACCTGCCGCCGGGCTGAACGCAGGCGAAACTCAGGCTTTGGCGCAGCTGATCGGCAGTCTGCGCGACCGCTACAGCGTGGCCGTCATCGTGATCGAGCACGATATGGATTTGGTCATGAATCTGTGCGAGCGGGTGCAGGTGCTGGCGCAGGGTCAAGTCATCGGCGAGGGCACGCCCGCCGAGGTGCAGGCCAGCGTGCGGGTGCGCGAGGCGTACTTGGGGAGTGACGATGCAGCCTGAGATGAATCAGCCGCTTCTCGCCCTGAATGATCTCTACGTCAATTACGGCGCGGTCAGCGCCCTGCGGGGCGTCAGCTTGCACCTGTATGCCGGTGAAGTCGTGGCGCTGTTGGGAGCCAACGGCGCAGGCAAATCCACCACCCTGCGGGCCATTTCTAACCTCATCAAAGTCGCCAGCGGTCAGATTTTACTGGACGGCTCCCCACTCACCGGCCTGAGTCCCACCGAGGTGGTGGCGCGGGGCGTGGCGCACTGCCCGGAAGGAAGGCGGGTCTTCGGCGGCATGAGCGTGCTGGAAAACCTGCGGCTGGGAGCCAGCGTGCGGAGTGACAGCGAGGGGATTAAAAGTGACACCGAGCGGATGCTGAGCCTCTTCCCGATTCTGGCCGAGCGGCGCAGTCAGGCGGCGGGCACGCTCTCGGGCGGCGAGCAGCAGATGCTGGCGCTGGCCCGCGCCCTGATGGCCCGCCCACGCTTGCTGCTGCTGGACGAACCCTCGCTGGGCGTGGCTCCGCTCATTATCAAAGAAATCTTCAAGATCCTGCGCGAGCTGCGCGAAACGGGCGTGACCATCTTGCTGGTGGAACAAAATGCCCGCGCCGCGCTGGGCTTGGCCGACCGGGCCTACGTGCTGCGAACCGGCAGCGTGGCCCTCTCCGGCAGCGCCGCCGATCTGAGCCAGAGTGAGGAAGTGGCGCAGGCTTACTTGGGTGGGGGCGCGGCGTGACCGGCTTTGAGTACCTGTTCCAGCAACTCGTGAACGCTCTGAGCGTAGGCAGCCTGTACGCCCTGATCGCGGTGGGCCTGTCTCTGATCTTCGGCATCCTGCGACTCTCCAACTTCGCGCACGGCGACATGATGATGATCGGGGCGTTCGCCACCGTGCTGCTGACCACCTCCGGCCTCAGCTTCTTGCCTGCCTGCCTGCTGGGCATCGCCGTCGCGGCGCTGGCGGGCGTCATCATCGAGCGGGTGGCCTACCGCCCAGTGCGCGGCGCACCCGACGTGACCATGCTGCTGACCAGCCTGGCGCTGACCTTCATTCTGGAAAACCTGGGTATTCTGCTGTTCACCGCCTCGCCGCGCAACTTCCCGCTGCCCGATTGGATGACCAAACTGTGGAGTCTGGCGGACGGACGCGTGACCTTTACCAACATCAATGTGTTGAGCGTGGGCCTGACCCTCGTCTCGCTGCTCTTCCTGACTTGGTTCATGCGCCGCACCACCGTCGGGCTGGGGATGCGGGCCGCCGCCGAGGATCTGGGCGCGGCGCAGCTCGTCGGGGTGCGGGTCAACCGGGTCATCGTGGTGGCGTTCATGCTGGCCTCGGCCTTCGCGGGGCTGGCGGGCGTGCTGTGGGCGGCGCAGGCCGGGGTGGTCGATCCGCTGATGGGCTTCACGCCGCTGCTCAAGGCGTTTGTCGCCGCCATCATCGGCGGGCTGGGCAGTTTGCCGGGCGCGGTGCTGGGCGGCTACCTGCTGGGAGCCTTGGAAGTGCTGATCGTGGCCTTTTTGCCGCCGGAAGTCTCGCCCTACCGCGACGCCATCGTGTTCGGCTTGCTGATCGGCTTTCTGCTACTCAGACCCGGCGGCCTGCTCAATGTCACCCGCGAGGTCAAGCTGTGACGCGCTTCTGGCGGCTCAGCGTGGGCCTAGTTCTATTGGCGTTGCTGGCCTGGCTGGGGCCACAGCTCATGCCCGATTACTTCGTGCGGGTGCTGATCGTGATGGCGGTCAACGTGGTGCTGGTTTCCAGCCTGGGGCTGTCCAACGGCTTTACCGGAGTGTTCTCGCTGGGGCATGTGGGCTTCGTGGCGCTGGGCGCGTACAGCAGCGCCATCCTAACCCTGGCGCTGGACAAAAAATTGGCTTACCTGCCCTACCTCCCCGGCTGGCTGGCGCAAATTCAACTCGGCTTTCTGCCCGCCACCCTGATCGCGGGTTTGCTGTGCGCCCTCGTGGGATTGATCGTGGGTGCGCCCCTGATGCGCCTCAACGGCAACTACGTCAGCGTCGCGACCCTGGGCTTTCTGATCATCGTCAACGTGGTGCTGGTCAACGCCGAGAGCTTCACGCGCGGGGCACGGACGTTTACCGGCATCGACACCTCCACCACCTTGCCCTGGGCGCTGGGCTGGATGGTGCTGACCCTATTTATCCTCTCGCGGGTGGCGTACTCGCCGTTTGGCCGGGCCATGCGGGCTACCCGCGAAGACCTGATCGCGGCGCAGGGCATCGGCATCCGGGTACTGCCCACACGGCTGATGGCCTTTATTATCGGGGCCTTCTTCGCGGGCGTGGGCGGTGCGCTGTATGCCCATTACCTCGGTTCCTTCTCCCCGGCCACCTTCTACTTCGCCCTGATGGTCACGCAACTGGCGATGCTGGTGGTGGGCGGGCAGGGCAGTCTCACCGGGGCGGCGGTGGGCGTGGTGCTGGTCACGCTGCTCTCCGAGGTGCTCCGTAACCTCGAGCGCGGCTTCTCGCTCGGCTCTCTCACGCTGCCGCCGCTTTACGGGGTCAGTCAGATCGTGCTGGGCATGGTGTTCATTCTGGTGATGGTCTACCGCCCGTCAGGGCTGCTGGGCGACCGCGAACTTCAACTCGTTGACTCATCGAAGGCGTCTCAGGGCGCTTCATCTGAACAGGAGGCTGTATGAACAATAAGAATCTCGTCCGCTTGATGCTGGCCGCTGGGCTGGCCTCGCTCACCCCCTCGCTGGCGCAGGGAAAGACGCCCATCAAGATCGGCGGAGCGTTCAACCTCACCGGGGCACTCTCCAGCCTGGACGCGCCCGCCGCCAACGGGGCCAAACTGGCGGTCAAGGAGATCAACGCCGCCGGGGGCGTGCTGGGCCGCCCGCTGGAACTGGTCGTCTACGACGGAAAGAGTGACGCCGCCACCATCACCAACGTCGCCTCGCAGCTCATCAGCAGCGCCAAGGTGCGGGCCATCGTGGGCTTCACCGACTCGGACTCGGCTCTGGCGCTGGGCCCGATTGCTCAGAAGGCTGGCGTGCCCTTCGTGACGGCAGGGGCCACTTCACCGCAACTGCCCACCCAGATCGGCGACACCATGTTCCTGGCTCCTTTTGGCGACAACGTACAGGCGGCGGTGGGAGCCGAGTTCGCTTACAAAAACCTGAAG harbors:
- a CDS encoding ABC transporter ATP-binding protein encodes the protein MGADLLSAAPLLETRDLAKSFRGLRALRNHAISVREREIVGIIGPNGSGKSTLFNLVTGFLKPTAGAVYLRGQAVTNLPPAQVNRLGIARTFQGTRLFAQLSVLENVLAAAQLRHPSSLPGVLLGLPAARAARQAAENTARELLALTGLEHQANLRAASLPYGDGRRLEIARAMATRPALLMLDEPAAGLNAGETQALAQLIGSLRDRYSVAVIVIEHDMDLVMNLCERVQVLAQGQVIGEGTPAEVQASVRVREAYLGSDDAA
- a CDS encoding ABC transporter ATP-binding protein, with the translated sequence MNQPLLALNDLYVNYGAVSALRGVSLHLYAGEVVALLGANGAGKSTTLRAISNLIKVASGQILLDGSPLTGLSPTEVVARGVAHCPEGRRVFGGMSVLENLRLGASVRSDSEGIKSDTERMLSLFPILAERRSQAAGTLSGGEQQMLALARALMARPRLLLLDEPSLGVAPLIIKEIFKILRELRETGVTILLVEQNARAALGLADRAYVLRTGSVALSGSAADLSQSEEVAQAYLGGGAA
- a CDS encoding branched-chain amino acid ABC transporter permease translates to MTGFEYLFQQLVNALSVGSLYALIAVGLSLIFGILRLSNFAHGDMMMIGAFATVLLTTSGLSFLPACLLGIAVAALAGVIIERVAYRPVRGAPDVTMLLTSLALTFILENLGILLFTASPRNFPLPDWMTKLWSLADGRVTFTNINVLSVGLTLVSLLFLTWFMRRTTVGLGMRAAAEDLGAAQLVGVRVNRVIVVAFMLASAFAGLAGVLWAAQAGVVDPLMGFTPLLKAFVAAIIGGLGSLPGAVLGGYLLGALEVLIVAFLPPEVSPYRDAIVFGLLIGFLLLRPGGLLNVTREVKL
- a CDS encoding branched-chain amino acid ABC transporter permease, which translates into the protein MTRFWRLSVGLVLLALLAWLGPQLMPDYFVRVLIVMAVNVVLVSSLGLSNGFTGVFSLGHVGFVALGAYSSAILTLALDKKLAYLPYLPGWLAQIQLGFLPATLIAGLLCALVGLIVGAPLMRLNGNYVSVATLGFLIIVNVVLVNAESFTRGARTFTGIDTSTTLPWALGWMVLTLFILSRVAYSPFGRAMRATREDLIAAQGIGIRVLPTRLMAFIIGAFFAGVGGALYAHYLGSFSPATFYFALMVTQLAMLVVGGQGSLTGAAVGVVLVTLLSEVLRNLERGFSLGSLTLPPLYGVSQIVLGMVFILVMVYRPSGLLGDRELQLVDSSKASQGASSEQEAV